In one Bactrocera tryoni isolate S06 chromosome 5, CSIRO_BtryS06_freeze2, whole genome shotgun sequence genomic region, the following are encoded:
- the LOC120776710 gene encoding uncharacterized protein LOC120776710 has product MAENCGKCKKSISKEGIVICNSDDCMKKFHRTCVNIDDAIYDAIQKNPLISFNCEECKNQSPKALAAKLQTMEEKLNKVYNGVNQISTRMYQQYFQFGNANNVDPKKQTNNLIVVGNNCNSDRLQVVCDYGRWVQVGKFATSTSEDDIIEHLAEELKINKNLVKCTKLVKNDANLSQLSYCKFKISIPDYRFNELFNENIWPSGVMVSPFTPRSQLNQNRI; this is encoded by the coding sequence ATGGCCGAAAATTGTGGAAAGTGCAAAAAATCGATTAGCAAGGAGGGCATCGTCATTTGCAATTCGGACGATTGCATGAAAAAGTTTCATCGCACTTGCGTGAATATCGACGATGCCATCTACGATGCGATTCAGAAGAACCCTTTGATTTCCTTCAATTGTGAGGAATGTAAAAATCAATCGCCCAAAGCGCTAGCCGCCAAGCTGCAGACGATGGAGGAGAAACTGAATAAAGTCTACAATGGCGTGAATCAGATCTCGACACGTATGTATCAGCAATATTTCCAATTCGGCAACGCGAACAATGTGGACCCGAAGAAGCAAACCAATAATCTCATCGTCGTTGGTAACAACTGTAATTCGGATCGTCTGCAAGTTGTCTGCGATTATGGGCGCTGGGTGCAGGTGGGCAAATTCGCAACCTCCACTAGTGAGGATGACATTATCGAGCATTTGGCTGAGGAATTGAAGATCAATAAGAATCTAGTCAAGTGCACCAAATTGGTGAAGAACGATGCGAATCTATCGCAATTGTCATAttgtaaatttaagatttcCATACCGGATTATCGCTTCAATGAGCTATTCAATGAGAATATCTGGCCCAGTGGTGTTATGGTCAGTCCATTCACACCACGTTCGCAATTGAATCAGAATCGTATATAA